A genomic segment from Gavia stellata isolate bGavSte3 chromosome 6, bGavSte3.hap2, whole genome shotgun sequence encodes:
- the MATCAP2 gene encoding putative tyrosine carboxypeptidase MATCAP2, giving the protein MLESIRVTEKLHWPKTELSKKSVLSPGHKLNINNENSLQHPPSGILKDIFTTGTSSYNVLLQSKEEKKHQTQKQSSAPHKKHRKTTKCSTTLRSNEHRKIRVPLPLLSGGWYCTNGQPSIIITSPASNSMKFTNSISVAGNSIGLPPRPRSRAKRHFNLTKPKQSQSSKSHGKEGDISGRKLCLLTAIKPSNVEKEKMKFFKSDFTYNPQFEYANPALPNVLAKHGHASDRFLKQSINIMERTLQKYGSYEKFEQATGGSLLTKSRIWNHVRKYMVKEGCLGEIVVHLTEDLLSRASMTVVNGRPTLTINISTAREHWLEGMLRHEIGTHYFRGFNNNSQPWCNRNGRRKHGLKPINPTEEGLASIHSVLFRKDPFLWRAALLYYTVYQASQMSFSQLFQDVGKFVKDPNTRWDYCVRAKRGWTDTSQPGCFNKDQVYLDGILRILRYRESIDFHLLTALGKISYEDVDRLKELAVIENMRVPHFLQDHARYMEHLEKIMEVNELTDEELQDLIN; this is encoded by the exons AAAAACTTCACTGGCCTAAGACAGAGCTTTCTAAGAAATCAGTTCTGAGTCCAGGACATAAGCTGAACATTAATAATGAAAACAgcctccagcacccaccttcTGGGATCCTTAAGGACATTTTCACAACAGGAACCAGTAGCTACAATGTCCTTCTGCAgagcaaagaggagaaaaaacaccAGACTCAAAAGCAGTCATCTGCTCCCcacaagaaacacagaaaaactaCAAAGTGTTCTACCACCTTGCGAAGCAATGAGCACCGCAAGATCAGAGTCCCGCTACCCTTGCTCAGCGGTGGATGGTACTGCACAAACGGACAGCCCTCCATCATCATCACTAGCCCAGCGTCTAACAGCATGAAGTTTacaaacagtatttcagttGCAGGGAACAGCATAGGACTGCCACCTCGACCCAGAAGTAGAGCTAAGAGGCATTTTAATCTAACAAAGCCAAAGCAATCCCAGTCATCAAAAAGCCATGGAAAAGAGGGAGATATCTCTGGCCGAAAACTCTGTTTACTGACTGCAATCAAACCTTCCAAtgtggagaaagagaagatgaaattCTTCAAGTCAGATTTCACATACAATCCTCAGTTTGAATATGCAAACCCTGCTCTGCCAAATGTGTTAGCTAAGCACGGCCACGCATCTGACAGATTTCTTAAGCAG tcCATTAACATTATGGAGCGGACATTGCAGAAATACGGAAGCTATGAAAAATTTGAACAGGCCACTGGAGGCAGCTTGCTGACCAAAAGTCGTATCTGGAATCATGTCAGGAAATATATGGTGAAAGAAGGCTGTCTCGGTGAG ATTGTGGTCCATCTCACGGAGGACCTGCTATCTCGAGCCTCAATGACAGTGGTGAATGGCCGCCCCACTCTCACTATCAATATCTCCACTGCGCGAGAGCACTGGCTGGAAGGGATGCTGAGACATGAAATTG gaaCTCACTATTTCCGGGGTTTTAACAACAACAGCCAGCCTTGGTGCAACCGGAACGGACGTAGAAAACACGGGTTAAAACCAATCAACCCTACAGAAGAGGGGCTAGCAAGTATTCACAGTGTCCTGTTCCGCAAAGACCCTTTTCTTTGGAGAGCTGCCCTGCTCTACTACACAGTGTATCAGGCTAGCCAAATGTCCTTCAGTCAGCTTTTCCAGGACGTGGGGAAATTTGTCAAGGACCCCAATACTAGGTGGGATTACTGCGTACGAGCCAAGAGAGGGTGGACTGACACGTCACAACCAG GCTGTTTCAATAAGGATCAAGTGTACTTGGATGGCATACTCCGAATCCTGAGATACAGGGAGTCTATTGATTTCCATCTTCTGACAGCCCTTGGAAAG ATCTCATATGAGGATGTGGACCGCCTGAAAGAATTAGCTGTGATTGAGAACATGAGGGTACCGCACTTTTTGCAAGACCATGCCCGGTATATGGAGCACTTGGAAAAGATCATGGAAGTCAATGAGCTGACTGATGAGGAGCTCCAGGATCTCATAAATTAA